A portion of the Salarias fasciatus chromosome 15, fSalaFa1.1, whole genome shotgun sequence genome contains these proteins:
- the nhsl1b gene encoding NHS-like protein 1 isoform X1, with product MPFHQRSVEPRRVSRLSARDGWRRGEDAGRRRLKKPVLFSSLDEVGCHTLTSVIHQLSDLSRHASDIFLGIEMEAGMVFRRSCRIHGRLQVLQNEVRKLDPKKTKIPVSNLDEESKWTVHYTAPWHQQENVFLPGSRPPCVEDLHRQAKVNLKTALRECDKLRKDGFRSSQYYSQGPTFSDPLQSSSSLQDEEDDELEKKSTASSGEEDKSQHSMRSQTSHGGGEAGEASDVDGQAVWSKAPPLPTPEEKMRQAAQAVATDIVPINVTGAVFDRQASIRRSLINTDTVSRRPKKVKRRKTISGLPDNINQELAKGRGGELRPHSMFIPGQYSTLTRAGSVNSTLRRSETRDTSCQTEDIKIVPPSMRRIRAQRGQGIAAQMAGISASSSTGSISVCSSDSSGIVMLPHQFNGDPSRFHSLPRQGARVSLSADPIYSSTPIKSEEQPPRQIGKLQVDDTVVHMRNAPRTGTLPRPKSQEVRGTQSSEWGGGPACAVSPHAAYSTSYIPNATLSCSSEIITLSSQSSQLTHSPNSAYPTPRPLSVATPTNSDALIASPAGFAHSSTYPALATSTPTHTLQDGDLKATASASESGHSEGSVHSHSTLAPTPPSCLPEEQWIYDTPENVAAPHRTLTSSCSTPINQLYSSLDHHSSRTTTDSSSLYSQDNDGYYTSMHLDSGLRSRSHGSGHGVAAGRATRHSMYECREMASQEDTGSLYSDRSLSRSISLRKSKKPPLPPARTDSLRRKPGAKKPLGGVSAISGTNEPNGAMLSETLIASLQQSLQIGLRGGKGKGASPSSPSHSPSSDYDDPWVLRPRSQSSISAGSSAASLATNSNGVSNVYSLCHVTPAHSDTSSLRSDYADSWGYYMDYPRNLTDQRAQTPPGHASDNSSAEVHVGVQNGGHVQSCSQASGPPAKEGSVPLKPKASTSSPDRVHRLTSPSSGYSSQSNTPTAGTPVPAFVRSMSPSGSRPKPKVPERKSSLLSSVSISSSSTSLSSNTSDSLKSSAALPQQLPLLSSSSAPSTPLSPPPPFPPPLPPSSASSTPPPAPPLPPNAQGSSLSPLSACSTSPEFPPPPSPETLIHPSSSFNGSFSPPPPPPPASCAGPPPPPPLPAFVPASSTPSAKTSVKEVPKPAPSSPPRLPKPLITPFALQSVQLRSVKQSEKEINGNSDHVKTQEVGLDFLQGLKPLILDTCNSQQQPSVLPVLSGSSYEDSECCPPSPVSKLLDELSLDGSITNDTNDCGAVTEKADNQSGFLINGSGNDEELVSSSESVHRSPVKQKPPAVSKKPKLSLIPTFNSQPAGEKPAARLEDSTALLQAEDQVDAPLTHRKEVEQQEEEELSESNEIFTQFKDEIYVSVSAYPDASTDQGFCTNGLTLEEEEEEGDGASSTSGSISSKEDDTGEVFESSATEASPAPSSNGTPEGKMVTPTPTRPRTTEDLFAAIHRSKRKVLGRRESEEDKSRSGSHPQSPPATPTSPAPGSMSSLPRQSGSIQRNLRKSATSSDTFKALLLKKGSRSETSFRMSAAEMLRSTDPRFQRTRSESSLDPPGGSPSSPTAPHSPSASPGRGKRATEEWSRYEALALSSPNSSPFSMGGFKYGRSRTPPSAASSKYNARSRILSSPMTVICEREGELAESEYGDVAESLSGPAAQTPPVLSDSNGTLSDESRS from the exons cCGTGTCTAACCTGGATGAAGAGAGCAAGTGGACGGTCCACTACACGGCGCCGTGGCACCAGCAGGAGAACGTCTTCCTACCAGGCAGCAGGCCGCCGTGTGTAGAGGACCTCCACCGCCAAGCCAAAGTCAACCTCAAGACCGCCCTGCGAG AATGTGACAAGTTGAGGAAAGATGGCTTCCGGAGCTCCCAGTACTACTCTCAGGGTCCCACCTTCTCCGACCCGCTgcagtcctccagcagcctgcaggacgAAGAGGACGATGAACTTGAAAAAAAG TCCACGGCGTCGTCCGGCGAGGAGGATAAATCCCAGCACTCCATGAGGTCCCAGACGTCGCACGGAGGGGGCGAAGCGGGCGAGGCGTCCGACGTCGACGGGCAGGCGGTATGGAGcaaggccccgcccctcccgaCCCCGGAGGAGAAGATGAGGCAGGCGGCTCAGGCCGTGGCCACCGACATCGTGCCCATCAACGTCACAG GGGCAGTGTTTGACCGACAGGCGAGCATCCGGCGCTCCCTCATTAACACTGACACCGTGTCCCGTCGGCCCAAGAAGGTCAAACGCAGAAAGACTATATCAGGGCTGCCTGACAACATCAACCAGGAGCTAG CAAAAGGACGTGGCGGAGAACTACGGCCGCATTCCATGTTCATCCCAGGACAGTACTCCACTCTGACCCGAGCCGGGAGTGTGAACTCAACACTCCGCCGTTCGGAGACCAGAGACACCAGCTGCCAGACGGAGGACATTAAGATCGTACCCCCGTCCATGAGAAGAATCCGGGCTCAGCGAGGACAGGGAATCGCTGCTCAAATGGCCGGCATATCTGCCTCCTCGTCCACAGGAAGCATATCCGTCTGCAGCAGCGACAGCTCCGGTATCGTCATGCTGCCGCATCAGTTTAACGGCGATCCCTCGCGCTTCCACAGTCTGCCCCGACAGGGTGCCAGAGTGTCTCTCAGCGCCGACCCCATCTACAGCAGCACACCCATCAAGTCGGAGGAGCAGCCTCCGAGACAGATTGGAAAGCTACAGGTGGACGACACCGTGGTACACATGAGGAATGCTCCGCGGACAGGCACGCTGCCCCGGCCCAAGTCGCAGGAGGTCAGAGGGACGCAGTCCAGCGAATGGGGCGGAGGTCCAGCTTGTGCAGTCTCTCCTCATGCCGCTTATTCCACCTCATACATCCCCAATGCCACCCTGTCTTGTTCCTCCGAGATAATCACTCTTAGTTCTCAGTCCAGTCAGCTTACCCACTCCCCAAATTCGGCGTACCCCACCCCTCGGCCGCTCAGTGTAGCTACTCCCACCAACTCTGACGCCCTGATCGCCAGTCCAGCGGGCTTCGCGCACAGCTCTACCTACCCAGCCTTGGCCACTTCCACCCCGACTCACACGCTACAAGACGGTGATCTTAAAGCCACAGCGTCCGCCAGTGAGTCTGGCCACTCAGAAGGCAGCGTGCACAGCCACAGCACCCTCGCTCCAACGCCGCCGTCCTGTCTGCCGGAGGAACAGTGGATCTACGACACACCGGAAAACGTGGCCGCTCCGCACCgaactctgacctccagctgctccactcCGATAAACCAGCTGTACAGCAGCCTGGACCACCACTCCTCCAGGACCACCACTGATTCCAGCTCCCTGTACTCCCAGGACAACGACGGATACTACACTTCCATGCACCTGGACTCGGGCTTACGATCCCGCAGTCACGGCAGTGGACATGGAGTGGCAGCCGGACGCGCCACGAGACACAGCATGTACGAGTGCCGGGAGATGGCCAGTCAGGAGGACACTGGGAGTCTGTACAGCGATCGCTCTTTATCCCGCAGCATTTCGCTTCGCAAGTCCAAGAAGCCCCCGCTGCCCCCGGCCCGTACAGATTCCCTCCGACGTAAGCCGGGCGCCAAGAAGCCCCTCGGCGGTGTCAGCGCTATCAGTGGTACTAATGAGCCTAACGGCGCCATGCTCAGTGAGACTCTAATCGCCAGCTTGCAGCAGAGCTTACAGATCGGACTGAGAGGGGGGAAAGGGAAAGGCGCCTCACCTTCGTCACCTTCTCACAGCCCGAGCAGCGACTACGACGACCCCTGGGTGCTACGCCCACGCAGTCAGAGCAGCATCAGCGCGGGCAGCTCTGCGGCATCGCTAGCGACCAACTCCAACGGCGTGTCGAATGTGTACTCGCTGTGCCATGTGACACCCGCCCACAGTGACACCAGCAGCTTACGGTCTGATTATGCCGATTCTTGGGGCTACTACATGGACTACCCCCGTAACCTCACCGACCAGAGAGCGCAGACCCCGCCGGGCCACGCGTCGGATAACTCGTCAGCTGAGGTTCACGTTGGAGTGCAGAACGGAGGACACGTCCAGAGCTGCAGTCAGGCCTCTGGACCTCCTGCCAAAGAAGGGAGCGTCCCACTGAAGCCCaaagcctccacctcctccccggACCGGGTGCACAGGCTGACCTCCCCTTCCAGTGGCTACTCCAGCCAGTCCAATACCCCCACGGCTGGCACTCCAGTGCCCGCCTTCGTCAGGTCCATGTCCCCGTCAGGCAGCCGGCCGAAGCCCAAAGTGCCAGAGAGGAAGTcgtctcttctctcctcagtttccatctcctcctcgtccACATCGCTCTCCTCCAACACTTCGGATTCGCTCAAAAGCTCTGCCGCCCTTCCTCAACAGcttcccctgctgtcctcctcttcagctcccAGCACCCCTCTGAGCCCACCTCCACCCTTCCCTCCTCCTTTACCACCAAGTTCCGCTTCTTCCACGCCTCCCCCAGCTCCGCCATTACCACCCAACGCCCAGGGCAGTTCTTTGAGCCCGCTCTCTGCTTGTTCCACCTCCCCAGAgtttccacctcctccttcccccgAGACTCTGATCCACCCCAGTTCTTCCTTTAACGGGAGCTTCAGcccccctccgccgcctccccctGCGTCCTGTGCTgggccccctcctccacctcctctgcctGCTTTTGTCCCCGCTTCTTCCACCCCATCTGCTAAGACGTCAGTGAAGGAGGTTCCCAAACCAGCTCCGAGCAGCCCGCCGAGGCTGCCTAAGCCGTTGATCACCCCGTTTGCGCTCCAGAGTGTTCAGCTCCGTTCTGTCAAGCagtcagaaaaagaaatcaatggCAATTCGGACCACGTTAAAACTCAGGAAGTGGGATTAGACTTCCTCCAGGGTCTCAAGCCCCTGATCCTGGACACTTGTAACTCTCAGCAACAGCCATCTGTGTTGCCTGTGCTGAGCGGCTCTTCGTACGAAGACTCGGAGTGTTGCCCACCGTCACCGGTGTCAAAGCTATTGGATGAGTTGTCTCTAGACGGCAGTATCACAAACGACACAAACGATTGTGGTGCCGTCACTGAGAAAGCTGACAACCAGAGTGGCTTTCTTATCAACGGAAGTGGAAATGATGAAGAACTGGTCAGTTCCTCCGAGAGTGTTCATAGATCCCCCGTCAAACAGAAGCCCCCCGCCGTCTCAAAGAAACCCAAACTTTCCCTCATCCCGACGTTCAACTCTCAACCAGCCGGTGAAAAGCCTGCGGCTCGACTCGAGGACTCAACCGCTCTGCTACAGGCAGAAGACCAAGTAGATGCTCCGCTGACTCACAGGAAAGAAGTCgagcaacaggaggaggaagagctttCAGAAAGCAACGAAATATTCACACAATTCAAGGATGAGATCTACGTCTCTGTCTCAGCTTATCCGGACGCTAGTACTGACCAAGGGTTCTGTACCAACGGACTGACTCtcgaagaggaagaggaggagggagacggagcaAGCAGCACCTCTGGGTCCATCAGCTCCAAGGAGGATGACACAG GTGAGGTGTTCGAATCCAGCGCGACAGAAGCGTCTCCGGCCCCGTCCTCCAACGGGACGCCCGAGGGGAAGATGGTGACCCCGACTCCCACGCGGCCCCGGACCACCGAGGACCTCTTCGCGGCCATACACAG GTCAAAACGCAAGGTCCTGGGTCGAAGGGAGTCCGAGGAGGACAAGTCCAGGTCGGGAAGCCACCCGCAGTCCCCACCGGCGACGCcgaccagccccgctccgggGTCCATGTCGTCGCTGCCCCGCCAGTCGGGCTCCATCCAGCGCAACCTGCGCAAGTCCGCCACCAGCAGCGACACCTTCAAGGCCCTCCTCCTGAAGAAGGGCAGCCGCTCCGAGACCAGCTTCCGCATGTCGGCCGCCGAGATGCTCCGCTCCACCGACCCGCGCTTCCAGCGGACCCGCTCGGAGTCGTCTCTGGACCCCCCCGGCGGCTCGCCGTCCTCGCCGACGGCGCCGCACAgcccctccgcctcccccggCCGCGGCAAGCGGGCGACGGAGGAGTGGAGCCGCTACGAGGCCCTGGCGCTCTCCTCGCCGAACTCCTCGCCCTTCTCCATGGGCGGATTTAAGTACGGACGCTCCCGGACGCCGCCCTCGGCCGCCAGCAGCAAGTACAACGCGCGCAGTCGAATCCTCAGCAGCCCCATGACGGTGATCTGCGAGCGAGAGGGGGAGCTCGCCGAGAGCGAGTACGGAGACGTGGCGGAGAGCCTGTCCGGGCCGGCGGCTCAGACGCCGCCCGTCCTCTCAGACTCCAACGGCACTTTGTCCGACGAGAGCAGGAGTTAG
- the nhsl1b gene encoding NHS-like protein 1 isoform X3 yields the protein MPFHQRSVEPRRVSRLSARDGWRRGEDAGRRRLKKPVLFSSLDEVGCHTLTSVIHQLSDLSRHASDIFLGIEMEAGMVFRRSCRIHGRLQVLQNEVRKLDPKKTKIPVSNLDEESKWTVHYTAPWHQQENVFLPGSRPPCVEDLHRQAKVNLKTALRECDKLRKDGFRSSQYYSQGPTFSDPLQSSSSLQDEEDDELEKKSTASSGEEDKSQHSMRSQTSHGGGEAGEASDVDGQAVWSKAPPLPTPEEKMRQAAQAVATDIVPINVTAKGRGGELRPHSMFIPGQYSTLTRAGSVNSTLRRSETRDTSCQTEDIKIVPPSMRRIRAQRGQGIAAQMAGISASSSTGSISVCSSDSSGIVMLPHQFNGDPSRFHSLPRQGARVSLSADPIYSSTPIKSEEQPPRQIGKLQVDDTVVHMRNAPRTGTLPRPKSQEVRGTQSSEWGGGPACAVSPHAAYSTSYIPNATLSCSSEIITLSSQSSQLTHSPNSAYPTPRPLSVATPTNSDALIASPAGFAHSSTYPALATSTPTHTLQDGDLKATASASESGHSEGSVHSHSTLAPTPPSCLPEEQWIYDTPENVAAPHRTLTSSCSTPINQLYSSLDHHSSRTTTDSSSLYSQDNDGYYTSMHLDSGLRSRSHGSGHGVAAGRATRHSMYECREMASQEDTGSLYSDRSLSRSISLRKSKKPPLPPARTDSLRRKPGAKKPLGGVSAISGTNEPNGAMLSETLIASLQQSLQIGLRGGKGKGASPSSPSHSPSSDYDDPWVLRPRSQSSISAGSSAASLATNSNGVSNVYSLCHVTPAHSDTSSLRSDYADSWGYYMDYPRNLTDQRAQTPPGHASDNSSAEVHVGVQNGGHVQSCSQASGPPAKEGSVPLKPKASTSSPDRVHRLTSPSSGYSSQSNTPTAGTPVPAFVRSMSPSGSRPKPKVPERKSSLLSSVSISSSSTSLSSNTSDSLKSSAALPQQLPLLSSSSAPSTPLSPPPPFPPPLPPSSASSTPPPAPPLPPNAQGSSLSPLSACSTSPEFPPPPSPETLIHPSSSFNGSFSPPPPPPPASCAGPPPPPPLPAFVPASSTPSAKTSVKEVPKPAPSSPPRLPKPLITPFALQSVQLRSVKQSEKEINGNSDHVKTQEVGLDFLQGLKPLILDTCNSQQQPSVLPVLSGSSYEDSECCPPSPVSKLLDELSLDGSITNDTNDCGAVTEKADNQSGFLINGSGNDEELVSSSESVHRSPVKQKPPAVSKKPKLSLIPTFNSQPAGEKPAARLEDSTALLQAEDQVDAPLTHRKEVEQQEEEELSESNEIFTQFKDEIYVSVSAYPDASTDQGFCTNGLTLEEEEEEGDGASSTSGSISSKEDDTGEVFESSATEASPAPSSNGTPEGKMVTPTPTRPRTTEDLFAAIHRSKRKVLGRRESEEDKSRSGSHPQSPPATPTSPAPGSMSSLPRQSGSIQRNLRKSATSSDTFKALLLKKGSRSETSFRMSAAEMLRSTDPRFQRTRSESSLDPPGGSPSSPTAPHSPSASPGRGKRATEEWSRYEALALSSPNSSPFSMGGFKYGRSRTPPSAASSKYNARSRILSSPMTVICEREGELAESEYGDVAESLSGPAAQTPPVLSDSNGTLSDESRS from the exons cCGTGTCTAACCTGGATGAAGAGAGCAAGTGGACGGTCCACTACACGGCGCCGTGGCACCAGCAGGAGAACGTCTTCCTACCAGGCAGCAGGCCGCCGTGTGTAGAGGACCTCCACCGCCAAGCCAAAGTCAACCTCAAGACCGCCCTGCGAG AATGTGACAAGTTGAGGAAAGATGGCTTCCGGAGCTCCCAGTACTACTCTCAGGGTCCCACCTTCTCCGACCCGCTgcagtcctccagcagcctgcaggacgAAGAGGACGATGAACTTGAAAAAAAG TCCACGGCGTCGTCCGGCGAGGAGGATAAATCCCAGCACTCCATGAGGTCCCAGACGTCGCACGGAGGGGGCGAAGCGGGCGAGGCGTCCGACGTCGACGGGCAGGCGGTATGGAGcaaggccccgcccctcccgaCCCCGGAGGAGAAGATGAGGCAGGCGGCTCAGGCCGTGGCCACCGACATCGTGCCCATCAACGTCACAG CAAAAGGACGTGGCGGAGAACTACGGCCGCATTCCATGTTCATCCCAGGACAGTACTCCACTCTGACCCGAGCCGGGAGTGTGAACTCAACACTCCGCCGTTCGGAGACCAGAGACACCAGCTGCCAGACGGAGGACATTAAGATCGTACCCCCGTCCATGAGAAGAATCCGGGCTCAGCGAGGACAGGGAATCGCTGCTCAAATGGCCGGCATATCTGCCTCCTCGTCCACAGGAAGCATATCCGTCTGCAGCAGCGACAGCTCCGGTATCGTCATGCTGCCGCATCAGTTTAACGGCGATCCCTCGCGCTTCCACAGTCTGCCCCGACAGGGTGCCAGAGTGTCTCTCAGCGCCGACCCCATCTACAGCAGCACACCCATCAAGTCGGAGGAGCAGCCTCCGAGACAGATTGGAAAGCTACAGGTGGACGACACCGTGGTACACATGAGGAATGCTCCGCGGACAGGCACGCTGCCCCGGCCCAAGTCGCAGGAGGTCAGAGGGACGCAGTCCAGCGAATGGGGCGGAGGTCCAGCTTGTGCAGTCTCTCCTCATGCCGCTTATTCCACCTCATACATCCCCAATGCCACCCTGTCTTGTTCCTCCGAGATAATCACTCTTAGTTCTCAGTCCAGTCAGCTTACCCACTCCCCAAATTCGGCGTACCCCACCCCTCGGCCGCTCAGTGTAGCTACTCCCACCAACTCTGACGCCCTGATCGCCAGTCCAGCGGGCTTCGCGCACAGCTCTACCTACCCAGCCTTGGCCACTTCCACCCCGACTCACACGCTACAAGACGGTGATCTTAAAGCCACAGCGTCCGCCAGTGAGTCTGGCCACTCAGAAGGCAGCGTGCACAGCCACAGCACCCTCGCTCCAACGCCGCCGTCCTGTCTGCCGGAGGAACAGTGGATCTACGACACACCGGAAAACGTGGCCGCTCCGCACCgaactctgacctccagctgctccactcCGATAAACCAGCTGTACAGCAGCCTGGACCACCACTCCTCCAGGACCACCACTGATTCCAGCTCCCTGTACTCCCAGGACAACGACGGATACTACACTTCCATGCACCTGGACTCGGGCTTACGATCCCGCAGTCACGGCAGTGGACATGGAGTGGCAGCCGGACGCGCCACGAGACACAGCATGTACGAGTGCCGGGAGATGGCCAGTCAGGAGGACACTGGGAGTCTGTACAGCGATCGCTCTTTATCCCGCAGCATTTCGCTTCGCAAGTCCAAGAAGCCCCCGCTGCCCCCGGCCCGTACAGATTCCCTCCGACGTAAGCCGGGCGCCAAGAAGCCCCTCGGCGGTGTCAGCGCTATCAGTGGTACTAATGAGCCTAACGGCGCCATGCTCAGTGAGACTCTAATCGCCAGCTTGCAGCAGAGCTTACAGATCGGACTGAGAGGGGGGAAAGGGAAAGGCGCCTCACCTTCGTCACCTTCTCACAGCCCGAGCAGCGACTACGACGACCCCTGGGTGCTACGCCCACGCAGTCAGAGCAGCATCAGCGCGGGCAGCTCTGCGGCATCGCTAGCGACCAACTCCAACGGCGTGTCGAATGTGTACTCGCTGTGCCATGTGACACCCGCCCACAGTGACACCAGCAGCTTACGGTCTGATTATGCCGATTCTTGGGGCTACTACATGGACTACCCCCGTAACCTCACCGACCAGAGAGCGCAGACCCCGCCGGGCCACGCGTCGGATAACTCGTCAGCTGAGGTTCACGTTGGAGTGCAGAACGGAGGACACGTCCAGAGCTGCAGTCAGGCCTCTGGACCTCCTGCCAAAGAAGGGAGCGTCCCACTGAAGCCCaaagcctccacctcctccccggACCGGGTGCACAGGCTGACCTCCCCTTCCAGTGGCTACTCCAGCCAGTCCAATACCCCCACGGCTGGCACTCCAGTGCCCGCCTTCGTCAGGTCCATGTCCCCGTCAGGCAGCCGGCCGAAGCCCAAAGTGCCAGAGAGGAAGTcgtctcttctctcctcagtttccatctcctcctcgtccACATCGCTCTCCTCCAACACTTCGGATTCGCTCAAAAGCTCTGCCGCCCTTCCTCAACAGcttcccctgctgtcctcctcttcagctcccAGCACCCCTCTGAGCCCACCTCCACCCTTCCCTCCTCCTTTACCACCAAGTTCCGCTTCTTCCACGCCTCCCCCAGCTCCGCCATTACCACCCAACGCCCAGGGCAGTTCTTTGAGCCCGCTCTCTGCTTGTTCCACCTCCCCAGAgtttccacctcctccttcccccgAGACTCTGATCCACCCCAGTTCTTCCTTTAACGGGAGCTTCAGcccccctccgccgcctccccctGCGTCCTGTGCTgggccccctcctccacctcctctgcctGCTTTTGTCCCCGCTTCTTCCACCCCATCTGCTAAGACGTCAGTGAAGGAGGTTCCCAAACCAGCTCCGAGCAGCCCGCCGAGGCTGCCTAAGCCGTTGATCACCCCGTTTGCGCTCCAGAGTGTTCAGCTCCGTTCTGTCAAGCagtcagaaaaagaaatcaatggCAATTCGGACCACGTTAAAACTCAGGAAGTGGGATTAGACTTCCTCCAGGGTCTCAAGCCCCTGATCCTGGACACTTGTAACTCTCAGCAACAGCCATCTGTGTTGCCTGTGCTGAGCGGCTCTTCGTACGAAGACTCGGAGTGTTGCCCACCGTCACCGGTGTCAAAGCTATTGGATGAGTTGTCTCTAGACGGCAGTATCACAAACGACACAAACGATTGTGGTGCCGTCACTGAGAAAGCTGACAACCAGAGTGGCTTTCTTATCAACGGAAGTGGAAATGATGAAGAACTGGTCAGTTCCTCCGAGAGTGTTCATAGATCCCCCGTCAAACAGAAGCCCCCCGCCGTCTCAAAGAAACCCAAACTTTCCCTCATCCCGACGTTCAACTCTCAACCAGCCGGTGAAAAGCCTGCGGCTCGACTCGAGGACTCAACCGCTCTGCTACAGGCAGAAGACCAAGTAGATGCTCCGCTGACTCACAGGAAAGAAGTCgagcaacaggaggaggaagagctttCAGAAAGCAACGAAATATTCACACAATTCAAGGATGAGATCTACGTCTCTGTCTCAGCTTATCCGGACGCTAGTACTGACCAAGGGTTCTGTACCAACGGACTGACTCtcgaagaggaagaggaggagggagacggagcaAGCAGCACCTCTGGGTCCATCAGCTCCAAGGAGGATGACACAG GTGAGGTGTTCGAATCCAGCGCGACAGAAGCGTCTCCGGCCCCGTCCTCCAACGGGACGCCCGAGGGGAAGATGGTGACCCCGACTCCCACGCGGCCCCGGACCACCGAGGACCTCTTCGCGGCCATACACAG GTCAAAACGCAAGGTCCTGGGTCGAAGGGAGTCCGAGGAGGACAAGTCCAGGTCGGGAAGCCACCCGCAGTCCCCACCGGCGACGCcgaccagccccgctccgggGTCCATGTCGTCGCTGCCCCGCCAGTCGGGCTCCATCCAGCGCAACCTGCGCAAGTCCGCCACCAGCAGCGACACCTTCAAGGCCCTCCTCCTGAAGAAGGGCAGCCGCTCCGAGACCAGCTTCCGCATGTCGGCCGCCGAGATGCTCCGCTCCACCGACCCGCGCTTCCAGCGGACCCGCTCGGAGTCGTCTCTGGACCCCCCCGGCGGCTCGCCGTCCTCGCCGACGGCGCCGCACAgcccctccgcctcccccggCCGCGGCAAGCGGGCGACGGAGGAGTGGAGCCGCTACGAGGCCCTGGCGCTCTCCTCGCCGAACTCCTCGCCCTTCTCCATGGGCGGATTTAAGTACGGACGCTCCCGGACGCCGCCCTCGGCCGCCAGCAGCAAGTACAACGCGCGCAGTCGAATCCTCAGCAGCCCCATGACGGTGATCTGCGAGCGAGAGGGGGAGCTCGCCGAGAGCGAGTACGGAGACGTGGCGGAGAGCCTGTCCGGGCCGGCGGCTCAGACGCCGCCCGTCCTCTCAGACTCCAACGGCACTTTGTCCGACGAGAGCAGGAGTTAG